A window of the Tursiops truncatus isolate mTurTru1 chromosome 14, mTurTru1.mat.Y, whole genome shotgun sequence genome harbors these coding sequences:
- the RNF103 gene encoding E3 ubiquitin-protein ligase RNF103 isoform X3 yields MEGELYSALKEEEASESVSSTNFSGEMHFYELVEDTKDGIWLVQVIANDRSPLVGKIHWEKMVKKVSRFGIRTGTFNCSSDPRYCRRRGWVRSTLIMSVPQTSTSKGKVMLKEYSGRKIEVEHIFKWITAHAASRIKTIYNAERLKEEWNKSDQYWVKIYLFANLDQPPAFFSALSIKFTGRVEFIFVNVENWDNKSYMTDIGVYNMPSYILRTPEGIYRYGNHTGEFISLQAMDSFLRSVQPEVNDLFVLSLVLVNLMAWMDLFITQGATIKRFVVLISTLGTYNSLLIISWLPVLGFLQLPYLDSFYEYSLKLLRYSNTTTLASWVRADWMFYSSHPALFLSTYLGHGLLVDYFEKKRRRNNNNDEVNANNLEWLSSLWDWYTSYLFHPIASFQNFPVESDWDEDPDLFLERLAFPDLWLHPLIPTDYIKNLPVWRFKCLGVQSEEEMLEGPQDIENDSDSESTDTFSSEKEVFEDKRNVVHNSPGRASHCDPEACSCANKYCQTSPYARRGRSYGSYSTNEDMEPDWSTWPADMLHCTECVVCLENFENGCLLMGLPCGHVFHQNCIVMWLAGGRHCCPVCRWPSYKKKQPYAHHQPLSNDVPS; encoded by the exons GTTATAGCAAATGACAGAAGTCCTTTGGTGGGTAAAATCCACTGGGAGAAAATGGTGAAAAAGGTGTCAAGATTTGGAATACGTACAGGCACGTTTAACTGTTCCAGTGACCCCAG ATACTGCAGGAGAAGAGGCTGGGTACGATCCACACTCATTATGTCTGTTCCACAAACAAGTACTTCTAAAGGGAAAGTCATGCTTAAAGAATACAGTGGGCGCAAGATTGAAGTAGAGCACATTTTTAAGTGGATAACTGCTCATGCAGCTTCACGGATCAAAACCATTTATAATGCTGAACGTTTGAAAGAAGAATGGAATAAAAGTGATCAATACTGGGTAAAAATATACCTATTTGCAAACCTTGACCAACCCCCAGCTTTCTTCTCTGCACTAAGCATAAAGTTTACTGGAAgagttgagtttatttttgtaaatgtggaAAATTGGGACAACAAGAGTTATATGACAGATATTGGTGTATATAACATGCCATCATACATACTTAGAACTCCTGAAGGAATTTACAGGTATGGAAACCACACGGGCGAATTTATATCCCTTCAGGCCATGGATTCATTTTTGCGCTCAGTACAACCTGAAGTaaatgatttgtttgttttgagctTGGTTCTAGTTAATCTTATGGCTTGGATGGACTTATTTATCACACAAGGAGCTACCATAAAACGATTTGTGGTTCTCATAAGCACTTTAGGGACATATAATTCTCTATTAATTATTTCCTGGCTACCTGTGTTGGGCTTTTTACAGCTCCCTTACTTAGATAGCTTTTATGAGTATAGCTTAAAATTGTTGAGATATTCCAATACAACCACGCTGGCCTCATGGGTCAGGGCAGACTGGATGTTTTATTCTTCACACCCAGCCTTGTTTCTTAGTACATACCTTGGACATGGTTTACTAGTCGATTACTTTGAAAAGAAGAGACGGCGCAACAACAACAATGATGAAGTCAATGCCAATAACTTAGAGTGGTTATCAAGTCTGTGGGACTGGTACACCAGCTACCTCTTCCACCCGATTGCTTCTTTTCAGAACTTCCCTGTAGAATCTGATTGGGACGAAGACCCCGACTTGTTCTTGGAGCGATTAGCTTTCCCTGACCTTTGGCTTCACCCTCTGATACCAACTGATTATATAAAAAACTTGCCAGTGTGGCGATTTAAATGCCTTGGAGTCCAGTCTGAAGAGGAAATGTTGGAAGGTCCTCAAGATATTGAAAATGACTCAGACAGTGAGAGCACAGACACTTTTAGCAGCGAGAAGGAAGTATTTGAAGATAAACGAAACGTAGTTCACAATTCTCCAGGAAGAGCAAGTCACTGTGATCCTGAGGCTTGTTCATGTGCCAATAAATATTGTCAGACCAGCCCTTATGCAAGGAGGGGGCGGTCATATGGATCATATAGCACTAACGAAGACATGGAACCTGATTGGTCAACTTGGCCTGCTGATATGCTGCACTGTACTGAATGTGTTGTTTGCCTAGAGAATTTTGAAAATGGATGTTTGCTAATGGGGTTGCCCTGTGGTCATGTGTTCCATCAGAATTGCATTGTGATGTGGTTGGCTGGGGGCCGACACTGTTGCCCTGTTTGCCGGTGGCCTTCTTACAAAAAAAAGCAGCCATATGCACACCACCAGCCCTTGTCAAATGATGTCCCATCTTAA
- the RNF103 gene encoding E3 ubiquitin-protein ligase RNF103 isoform X4 produces MASGWFRYCRRRGWVRSTLIMSVPQTSTSKGKVMLKEYSGRKIEVEHIFKWITAHAASRIKTIYNAERLKEEWNKSDQYWVKIYLFANLDQPPAFFSALSIKFTGRVEFIFVNVENWDNKSYMTDIGVYNMPSYILRTPEGIYRYGNHTGEFISLQAMDSFLRSVQPEVNDLFVLSLVLVNLMAWMDLFITQGATIKRFVVLISTLGTYNSLLIISWLPVLGFLQLPYLDSFYEYSLKLLRYSNTTTLASWVRADWMFYSSHPALFLSTYLGHGLLVDYFEKKRRRNNNNDEVNANNLEWLSSLWDWYTSYLFHPIASFQNFPVESDWDEDPDLFLERLAFPDLWLHPLIPTDYIKNLPVWRFKCLGVQSEEEMLEGPQDIENDSDSESTDTFSSEKEVFEDKRNVVHNSPGRASHCDPEACSCANKYCQTSPYARRGRSYGSYSTNEDMEPDWSTWPADMLHCTECVVCLENFENGCLLMGLPCGHVFHQNCIVMWLAGGRHCCPVCRWPSYKKKQPYAHHQPLSNDVPS; encoded by the coding sequence ATACTGCAGGAGAAGAGGCTGGGTACGATCCACACTCATTATGTCTGTTCCACAAACAAGTACTTCTAAAGGGAAAGTCATGCTTAAAGAATACAGTGGGCGCAAGATTGAAGTAGAGCACATTTTTAAGTGGATAACTGCTCATGCAGCTTCACGGATCAAAACCATTTATAATGCTGAACGTTTGAAAGAAGAATGGAATAAAAGTGATCAATACTGGGTAAAAATATACCTATTTGCAAACCTTGACCAACCCCCAGCTTTCTTCTCTGCACTAAGCATAAAGTTTACTGGAAgagttgagtttatttttgtaaatgtggaAAATTGGGACAACAAGAGTTATATGACAGATATTGGTGTATATAACATGCCATCATACATACTTAGAACTCCTGAAGGAATTTACAGGTATGGAAACCACACGGGCGAATTTATATCCCTTCAGGCCATGGATTCATTTTTGCGCTCAGTACAACCTGAAGTaaatgatttgtttgttttgagctTGGTTCTAGTTAATCTTATGGCTTGGATGGACTTATTTATCACACAAGGAGCTACCATAAAACGATTTGTGGTTCTCATAAGCACTTTAGGGACATATAATTCTCTATTAATTATTTCCTGGCTACCTGTGTTGGGCTTTTTACAGCTCCCTTACTTAGATAGCTTTTATGAGTATAGCTTAAAATTGTTGAGATATTCCAATACAACCACGCTGGCCTCATGGGTCAGGGCAGACTGGATGTTTTATTCTTCACACCCAGCCTTGTTTCTTAGTACATACCTTGGACATGGTTTACTAGTCGATTACTTTGAAAAGAAGAGACGGCGCAACAACAACAATGATGAAGTCAATGCCAATAACTTAGAGTGGTTATCAAGTCTGTGGGACTGGTACACCAGCTACCTCTTCCACCCGATTGCTTCTTTTCAGAACTTCCCTGTAGAATCTGATTGGGACGAAGACCCCGACTTGTTCTTGGAGCGATTAGCTTTCCCTGACCTTTGGCTTCACCCTCTGATACCAACTGATTATATAAAAAACTTGCCAGTGTGGCGATTTAAATGCCTTGGAGTCCAGTCTGAAGAGGAAATGTTGGAAGGTCCTCAAGATATTGAAAATGACTCAGACAGTGAGAGCACAGACACTTTTAGCAGCGAGAAGGAAGTATTTGAAGATAAACGAAACGTAGTTCACAATTCTCCAGGAAGAGCAAGTCACTGTGATCCTGAGGCTTGTTCATGTGCCAATAAATATTGTCAGACCAGCCCTTATGCAAGGAGGGGGCGGTCATATGGATCATATAGCACTAACGAAGACATGGAACCTGATTGGTCAACTTGGCCTGCTGATATGCTGCACTGTACTGAATGTGTTGTTTGCCTAGAGAATTTTGAAAATGGATGTTTGCTAATGGGGTTGCCCTGTGGTCATGTGTTCCATCAGAATTGCATTGTGATGTGGTTGGCTGGGGGCCGACACTGTTGCCCTGTTTGCCGGTGGCCTTCTTACAAAAAAAAGCAGCCATATGCACACCACCAGCCCTTGTCAAATGATGTCCCATCTTAA
- the RNF103 gene encoding E3 ubiquitin-protein ligase RNF103 isoform X2 yields MIDKNPNSRGLEHSGDLMEGELYSALKEEEASESVSSTNFSGEMHFYELVEDTKDGIWLVQVIANDRSPLVGKIHWEKMVKKVSRFGIRTGTFNCSSDPRYCRRRGWVRSTLIMSVPQTSTSKGKVMLKEYSGRKIEVEHIFKWITAHAASRIKTIYNAERLKEEWNKSDQYWVKIYLFANLDQPPAFFSALSIKFTGRVEFIFVNVENWDNKSYMTDIGVYNMPSYILRTPEGIYRYGNHTGEFISLQAMDSFLRSVQPEVNDLFVLSLVLVNLMAWMDLFITQGATIKRFVVLISTLGTYNSLLIISWLPVLGFLQLPYLDSFYEYSLKLLRYSNTTTLASWVRADWMFYSSHPALFLSTYLGHGLLVDYFEKKRRRNNNNDEVNANNLEWLSSLWDWYTSYLFHPIASFQNFPVESDWDEDPDLFLERLAFPDLWLHPLIPTDYIKNLPVWRFKCLGVQSEEEMLEGPQDIENDSDSESTDTFSSEKEVFEDKRNVVHNSPGRASHCDPEACSCANKYCQTSPYARRGRSYGSYSTNEDMEPDWSTWPADMLHCTECVVCLENFENGCLLMGLPCGHVFHQNCIVMWLAGGRHCCPVCRWPSYKKKQPYAHHQPLSNDVPS; encoded by the exons GTTATAGCAAATGACAGAAGTCCTTTGGTGGGTAAAATCCACTGGGAGAAAATGGTGAAAAAGGTGTCAAGATTTGGAATACGTACAGGCACGTTTAACTGTTCCAGTGACCCCAG ATACTGCAGGAGAAGAGGCTGGGTACGATCCACACTCATTATGTCTGTTCCACAAACAAGTACTTCTAAAGGGAAAGTCATGCTTAAAGAATACAGTGGGCGCAAGATTGAAGTAGAGCACATTTTTAAGTGGATAACTGCTCATGCAGCTTCACGGATCAAAACCATTTATAATGCTGAACGTTTGAAAGAAGAATGGAATAAAAGTGATCAATACTGGGTAAAAATATACCTATTTGCAAACCTTGACCAACCCCCAGCTTTCTTCTCTGCACTAAGCATAAAGTTTACTGGAAgagttgagtttatttttgtaaatgtggaAAATTGGGACAACAAGAGTTATATGACAGATATTGGTGTATATAACATGCCATCATACATACTTAGAACTCCTGAAGGAATTTACAGGTATGGAAACCACACGGGCGAATTTATATCCCTTCAGGCCATGGATTCATTTTTGCGCTCAGTACAACCTGAAGTaaatgatttgtttgttttgagctTGGTTCTAGTTAATCTTATGGCTTGGATGGACTTATTTATCACACAAGGAGCTACCATAAAACGATTTGTGGTTCTCATAAGCACTTTAGGGACATATAATTCTCTATTAATTATTTCCTGGCTACCTGTGTTGGGCTTTTTACAGCTCCCTTACTTAGATAGCTTTTATGAGTATAGCTTAAAATTGTTGAGATATTCCAATACAACCACGCTGGCCTCATGGGTCAGGGCAGACTGGATGTTTTATTCTTCACACCCAGCCTTGTTTCTTAGTACATACCTTGGACATGGTTTACTAGTCGATTACTTTGAAAAGAAGAGACGGCGCAACAACAACAATGATGAAGTCAATGCCAATAACTTAGAGTGGTTATCAAGTCTGTGGGACTGGTACACCAGCTACCTCTTCCACCCGATTGCTTCTTTTCAGAACTTCCCTGTAGAATCTGATTGGGACGAAGACCCCGACTTGTTCTTGGAGCGATTAGCTTTCCCTGACCTTTGGCTTCACCCTCTGATACCAACTGATTATATAAAAAACTTGCCAGTGTGGCGATTTAAATGCCTTGGAGTCCAGTCTGAAGAGGAAATGTTGGAAGGTCCTCAAGATATTGAAAATGACTCAGACAGTGAGAGCACAGACACTTTTAGCAGCGAGAAGGAAGTATTTGAAGATAAACGAAACGTAGTTCACAATTCTCCAGGAAGAGCAAGTCACTGTGATCCTGAGGCTTGTTCATGTGCCAATAAATATTGTCAGACCAGCCCTTATGCAAGGAGGGGGCGGTCATATGGATCATATAGCACTAACGAAGACATGGAACCTGATTGGTCAACTTGGCCTGCTGATATGCTGCACTGTACTGAATGTGTTGTTTGCCTAGAGAATTTTGAAAATGGATGTTTGCTAATGGGGTTGCCCTGTGGTCATGTGTTCCATCAGAATTGCATTGTGATGTGGTTGGCTGGGGGCCGACACTGTTGCCCTGTTTGCCGGTGGCCTTCTTACAAAAAAAAGCAGCCATATGCACACCACCAGCCCTTGTCAAATGATGTCCCATCTTAA